Proteins co-encoded in one Luteolibacter sp. Y139 genomic window:
- a CDS encoding DUF5069 domain-containing protein, protein MAGSRAACAGIMKIDGISGCYEKTSGMFYFARMCSKIRLHAAGRLPEDYFDMLGQGFDGRTCRYLGVSYEAVREQALAGKTNEEVLDWCHENGRRLNAEELLIYNSFMSKRGWRDDETDEFIPAQIGNYGLPGDCGAVTDFDLIEMDEGRWYPDMWREAWK, encoded by the coding sequence ATGGCCGGAAGCCGTGCAGCTTGTGCGGGCATCATGAAGATCGACGGCATTTCCGGCTGCTATGAGAAGACGAGCGGCATGTTCTACTTCGCGCGGATGTGCTCGAAGATCCGGCTGCATGCGGCGGGCAGGCTGCCGGAGGACTACTTCGACATGCTCGGGCAGGGCTTCGACGGGCGGACCTGCCGCTATTTGGGCGTGAGCTACGAGGCGGTGCGCGAGCAGGCGCTGGCCGGAAAGACGAATGAGGAGGTGCTCGACTGGTGCCACGAGAACGGCCGTCGCCTGAATGCGGAGGAGCTGCTGATTTATAACAGCTTCATGAGCAAGCGCGGCTGGCGGGATGATGAGACGGATGAATTTATCCCGGCGCAGATCGGGAACTATGGACTGCCGGGGGATTGTGGGGCGGTGACGGATTTCGACCTGATCGAGATGGACGAGGGGCGGTGGTATCCGGACATGTGGCGGGAGGCGTGGAAGTGA
- a CDS encoding RbsD/FucU family protein — protein sequence MIASMLQSGILNPHILQLIARIRHTNTVVIADWAFPYWPQIETVDISLTHGIPTVLDVLDLLTPVFKIGRIWQAEEFVSTNPQERVDRFAKSFGSIPLTREPHVDFKKRVPQAIGLIRTGDATPYGNIILESV from the coding sequence ATGATCGCCTCCATGCTCCAGAGCGGCATCCTCAATCCCCATATCCTGCAACTGATCGCGCGGATTCGTCATACAAATACCGTGGTCATCGCGGACTGGGCATTTCCCTACTGGCCGCAGATCGAAACGGTGGATATTTCGCTCACGCACGGGATTCCGACGGTGCTCGACGTGCTGGATCTGCTGACGCCGGTCTTCAAAATTGGCCGGATCTGGCAGGCGGAGGAATTCGTTTCGACCAATCCGCAGGAGCGGGTCGACCGCTTCGCCAAGTCCTTCGGCAGTATCCCGCTGACCCGCGAGCCGCACGTGGATTTCAAGAAGCGCGTGCCGCAGGCGATCGGGCTGATCCGGACTGGAGATGCGACGCCGTATGGGAACATCATCCTTGAATCGGTCTGA
- a CDS encoding Gfo/Idh/MocA family protein, giving the protein MNLDEKVTNSASGRRNFLKTIGGVGAAMAAVTGLANAQGGPARPSSAKYMGDFAAPKLEKVKVAIIGVGARGSGHAAQLSSIEGVDFVAICDVVEDRAKRAEASVTKNGHKPKLYTGDENAWKKMLEETKPDAVFVVTPWPLHAPMCVAAMKAGAHAFTEVPMAYTTKDLWEIIDTSEATGRHCMMMENVNYGREELVYLNMVRQGVIGDLLHGEAAYLHPLREQMENGDSTGSWRTFQYANRNGNLYPTHGLGPVAQYMSLARTEDTFGRITSFSSPAKGRHLYAQKSTKLTNPEFKNLDFKGGDLNTSIIKTALGRTIMVQWDETTPRPYSRHNYILGVKGALAGFPNRMSIEGVTKDHSKGWAEDEEWEAIASKYEHPYFKRMGELGKKMGGHGGMDFLMLYRIIECLREGQPLDQNVYEGAFWSAVGPLSEKSVAEDGMPQDFPDFTRGGWKTTKPLAIIS; this is encoded by the coding sequence ATGAACCTCGACGAAAAAGTGACCAATTCCGCCAGCGGACGCCGGAACTTCCTCAAGACCATCGGCGGTGTTGGAGCCGCAATGGCGGCGGTGACCGGTTTGGCAAACGCCCAAGGCGGGCCAGCACGCCCCTCCAGCGCGAAGTACATGGGCGACTTCGCCGCTCCGAAGCTCGAAAAGGTGAAGGTCGCGATCATCGGCGTCGGAGCCCGCGGGTCCGGCCATGCCGCCCAGCTTTCGTCGATCGAAGGCGTGGATTTCGTCGCCATCTGCGACGTCGTCGAGGACCGCGCCAAGCGCGCCGAAGCCAGCGTCACCAAGAATGGCCACAAGCCGAAGCTCTACACCGGTGACGAAAACGCGTGGAAGAAAATGCTCGAGGAGACCAAGCCGGACGCGGTCTTCGTCGTCACCCCGTGGCCCCTCCACGCCCCGATGTGCGTCGCCGCCATGAAGGCCGGCGCCCACGCCTTCACCGAGGTTCCGATGGCCTACACCACCAAGGACCTCTGGGAAATCATCGACACCTCGGAGGCCACCGGCCGCCACTGCATGATGATGGAGAACGTCAACTACGGCCGCGAGGAACTCGTCTACCTCAACATGGTCCGCCAGGGCGTCATCGGTGACCTTCTCCACGGCGAGGCCGCCTACCTCCACCCGCTCCGCGAGCAGATGGAAAACGGCGACTCCACCGGTTCCTGGCGCACCTTCCAATACGCCAACCGCAACGGCAACCTCTACCCCACCCACGGCCTCGGCCCGGTGGCCCAGTACATGAGCCTTGCCCGCACCGAGGACACCTTCGGCCGCATCACTTCCTTCTCCTCGCCCGCCAAGGGCCGCCACCTCTACGCGCAGAAGTCCACCAAGCTCACCAACCCCGAGTTCAAGAACCTCGACTTCAAGGGCGGCGACCTCAATACCTCCATCATCAAGACCGCGCTCGGCCGCACCATCATGGTTCAGTGGGACGAGACCACCCCGCGCCCCTACTCCCGCCACAACTACATCCTCGGCGTGAAGGGCGCCCTCGCCGGCTTCCCGAACCGCATGTCGATCGAAGGAGTCACCAAGGATCACAGCAAGGGCTGGGCGGAAGACGAAGAGTGGGAAGCCATCGCCTCGAAATACGAGCACCCGTACTTCAAGCGCATGGGTGAACTCGGCAAGAAGATGGGCGGCCACGGCGGCATGGACTTCCTCATGCTCTACCGCATCATCGAGTGCCTTCGCGAAGGCCAGCCACTCGACCAGAACGTCTACGAAGGCGCCTTCTGGTCCGCTGTCGGCCCGCTCAGCGAGAAGTCCGTCGCAGAAGACGGCATGCCGCAGGACTTCCCTGACTTCACTCGCGGCGGCTGGAAGACCACCAAACCACTCGCCATCATCAGCTGA
- a CDS encoding aminopeptidase produces MMGHLPKQLLMAAVVLSLSSCQTLEFYTQAASGQMEILRKSKPIEPMLASRDTDPKLRKQLEAVQNIRRFASEYLSLPGDESYGKYADLGRPYVTWTLYAAPEFSLEPKRWWYPTLGKLDYRGFFDEADANELGKQLRAEGYDVQVGGVDAYSTLGWFHDPVLNTFVHAADVDLAELIFHELSHRKYFRSGATVFNESFANANAEEGVKRWLRHEGRMEDLKKFEARLVRRAEFYERVDWTRAELEKLYASDLPPEEMRRRKAVVFGDLRDRFRELRRKWGGRGLEGWLTRDVNNADLVSLHTYQKHVPAFRKLLVECGGDLDVFYKRVKKLRLEGDEE; encoded by the coding sequence ATGATGGGACACCTTCCAAAGCAACTTCTGATGGCGGCGGTGGTCTTGTCGCTGTCGTCCTGCCAGACGCTTGAGTTCTACACCCAGGCGGCGAGCGGGCAGATGGAGATCTTGCGCAAGAGCAAGCCGATCGAGCCGATGTTGGCTTCGAGGGATACGGATCCGAAGCTTCGCAAGCAGCTGGAGGCAGTGCAGAATATCCGCCGGTTTGCTAGCGAGTATCTTTCGCTGCCGGGTGATGAGAGCTATGGGAAGTATGCGGATCTTGGGCGGCCGTATGTGACGTGGACGCTTTATGCGGCGCCGGAGTTTTCGCTGGAGCCGAAGCGGTGGTGGTATCCCACGCTGGGGAAGCTGGACTACCGGGGGTTCTTTGATGAGGCGGATGCGAATGAGCTTGGGAAGCAGCTGCGAGCAGAGGGTTATGACGTTCAAGTCGGCGGGGTGGATGCCTACTCGACGCTCGGTTGGTTCCACGACCCGGTGCTGAATACCTTCGTCCATGCCGCAGATGTCGATCTGGCCGAGCTGATCTTCCACGAGCTGAGTCACCGGAAATATTTCCGGAGTGGCGCGACGGTCTTCAACGAGTCCTTTGCCAACGCGAATGCGGAGGAAGGTGTGAAGCGCTGGCTAAGGCATGAAGGGCGGATGGAGGACTTGAAGAAGTTCGAGGCGCGGCTGGTTCGCCGGGCAGAGTTCTATGAGCGGGTGGATTGGACGCGGGCCGAGCTGGAGAAGCTCTACGCGTCCGACTTGCCGCCGGAAGAGATGCGGCGGCGGAAGGCTGTGGTCTTTGGCGATCTGCGGGATCGCTTTCGTGAACTGCGCCGGAAGTGGGGCGGCCGCGGGCTGGAGGGGTGGCTGACGCGGGACGTCAACAATGCGGACCTCGTTTCGCTTCATACCTACCAGAAGCACGTGCCGGCCTTCCGTAAGCTGCTCGTGGAGTGCGGTGGGGATCTGGACGTATTTTACAAGCGGGTGAAGAAATTGAGGCTGGAGGGAGATGAGGAGTGA
- a CDS encoding vWA domain-containing protein, translating to MANKNLFQAIRGALVPAATVRNDAGAPAYELSPKATLARLAATGCLNRTFYATAETQLDRVLELARQVDVDFLAQTALYARRKGFMKDMPALLCAVLATRDLDRLSEIFPQVIDNGKMLRNFVQILRSGVTGRKSLGSAPKRLVRQWLERANERQLVNASIGNDPSLADVVKMVHPRPADTVRQAFYAWLVGKPYDTAALPETLRAFEAWKLSREGQVPDVPFQMLTALDLGDREWAMIAGTASWQTTRMNLNTFARHGVFKFCGMAEKLAARLADPDQVRRARVFPYQLLVAFLNADKAVPGVLREALQDAMEVAISNVPEISGSVVVCADVSGSMHGPVTGYRKGSSSAVRCVDVAGLVAAAFLRKNRNARIIPFKEDVVPLELNPRDTVMTNATKLSSLPPGATNCSAPLRLLNTEKATPDLVVFVSDNESWADPKANRGTAMMTEWEKLKTRNPKARLVCIDLVPNTTAQAPDRKDILNIGGFSDTVFDLIAAFAAGADGTDHWIREIELQPLNERMKLA from the coding sequence ATGGCGAATAAGAACCTCTTCCAAGCGATCCGCGGCGCACTCGTGCCCGCGGCCACCGTCCGCAACGACGCCGGAGCCCCGGCCTACGAATTGTCGCCAAAGGCCACCCTTGCACGACTTGCCGCCACCGGCTGCCTGAACCGCACCTTCTACGCCACTGCCGAAACCCAGCTCGACCGAGTGCTCGAGCTCGCTCGCCAGGTGGACGTCGACTTCCTCGCACAGACCGCCCTCTACGCCCGGCGCAAGGGCTTCATGAAGGACATGCCAGCCTTGCTCTGCGCGGTGCTCGCCACCCGCGATCTCGACCGGCTCTCCGAGATCTTCCCGCAAGTCATCGACAACGGGAAGATGCTCCGGAACTTCGTGCAAATCCTCCGCTCCGGCGTCACCGGCCGCAAGTCGCTCGGCTCCGCGCCAAAGCGTCTCGTCCGCCAGTGGCTCGAGCGGGCCAACGAACGTCAGCTCGTCAACGCATCGATCGGCAACGATCCCTCGCTGGCGGATGTCGTGAAGATGGTCCACCCGCGCCCGGCCGATACCGTCCGCCAGGCCTTCTACGCCTGGCTGGTCGGCAAGCCCTACGACACCGCCGCCCTTCCTGAAACCTTGCGCGCCTTCGAGGCGTGGAAGCTTTCCCGCGAGGGCCAGGTGCCGGACGTGCCGTTCCAGATGCTCACCGCGCTGGATCTCGGAGACCGGGAGTGGGCGATGATCGCCGGAACCGCCTCGTGGCAAACCACGCGGATGAACCTGAACACCTTTGCCCGTCACGGTGTGTTCAAGTTCTGCGGCATGGCGGAAAAGCTGGCCGCACGGTTGGCCGATCCGGACCAAGTCCGGCGTGCCCGGGTCTTCCCCTATCAGCTTCTGGTCGCGTTCTTGAACGCGGACAAGGCCGTGCCGGGAGTGCTCCGGGAAGCCCTTCAGGACGCGATGGAAGTCGCGATCTCGAACGTGCCGGAAATCAGCGGCTCGGTGGTGGTCTGCGCGGACGTGTCCGGGTCCATGCACGGACCCGTCACCGGATACCGGAAGGGCTCCAGCTCGGCCGTGCGCTGTGTCGATGTCGCGGGCTTGGTGGCCGCCGCCTTCCTGCGGAAGAACCGGAACGCCCGGATCATTCCGTTCAAGGAGGACGTCGTCCCGCTGGAACTCAATCCGCGCGATACCGTCATGACCAATGCGACCAAGCTCTCGAGCCTGCCACCGGGCGCGACCAACTGCTCGGCCCCGCTGCGGCTGCTCAACACGGAAAAGGCGACCCCCGACCTGGTGGTCTTCGTTTCCGACAACGAATCCTGGGCCGACCCCAAGGCCAATCGTGGAACCGCCATGATGACCGAATGGGAAAAGCTCAAGACCCGCAACCCGAAGGCCCGTCTCGTCTGCATCGACCTGGTGCCAAACACCACCGCGCAGGCCCCGGACCGCAAGGACATCCTCAATATCGGCGGCTTCAGCGACACCGTCTTCGACCTCATCGCCGCCTTCGCGGCGGGGGCCGATGGAACCGATCACTGGATCCGTGAGATCGAACTTCAACCACTCAATGAACGCATGAAACTCGCATGA
- the rtcR gene encoding RNA repair transcriptional activator RtcR, producing MKRVVIGLLGTKLDMGFNPDRWEGWRPSVSLFQHEELLFDRFELLAERQFSHLHNRVSEDVRLVSPETEVRQHVVDFGKDPWDLATVYGALHDWARDYAFDPEREEYWVHITTGTHIAQISFFLLVEAGYLPAKLIQTSPRTTQRTSDPAGRYAVIDLDLSKYDALSTRFARDAVETTAFLKSGIATRNAGFNRLIDRIEQVALRSQAPMLLCGPTGAGKSHLARRIFDLRKQRGGLRGNFVEMNCATLRGDTAASALFGHVRGSFTGAQKDRPGLLREADGGLLFLDEIGELGADEQAMLLRALEDKTFLPVGSDKPVTSDFQLIAGTNRDLRESVVSGRFREDLLARIHLWTFELPALKQRREDIAPNLEFELERYARANGKQVSFNKEARQAFLKFAEAADTPWSGNFRDLNAAITRMATLAPRGRIRVEEVDEEIERLRESWKRPGTTGDVVDGISLEGLLDEEIDPFDRVQLAHVVSVCRRSRTLSEAGRELFSVSRKKRSVTNDADRLKKYLAKFGLDFERCRE from the coding sequence GTGAAGCGCGTGGTGATCGGCCTGCTTGGAACCAAGCTGGATATGGGATTCAATCCGGACCGTTGGGAGGGTTGGCGACCGAGCGTGTCGCTGTTCCAGCATGAGGAGCTGCTGTTCGATCGCTTCGAACTCCTGGCGGAGAGGCAATTTTCTCACCTTCACAACCGGGTGTCGGAGGACGTGCGGCTGGTGTCGCCTGAAACCGAGGTCCGCCAGCACGTCGTGGACTTTGGAAAAGATCCGTGGGATTTGGCCACGGTCTATGGGGCGCTGCATGACTGGGCACGTGACTATGCCTTCGACCCGGAGCGGGAGGAATATTGGGTGCACATCACGACTGGCACCCACATTGCCCAGATTTCATTCTTCCTGCTGGTGGAAGCGGGTTATTTGCCGGCGAAGCTGATCCAGACGTCTCCGCGCACGACCCAGCGAACGAGCGATCCTGCGGGACGCTATGCGGTGATCGACCTGGATCTTTCGAAGTACGATGCCCTTAGTACGCGCTTCGCCCGCGATGCGGTGGAGACCACGGCTTTCCTGAAAAGCGGGATCGCGACGAGGAATGCGGGATTCAACCGGCTGATCGACCGGATCGAGCAGGTGGCCCTGCGCTCGCAGGCGCCGATGTTGCTCTGCGGGCCGACGGGGGCGGGCAAGTCGCATCTCGCGCGACGGATCTTCGACCTGCGGAAGCAGCGGGGCGGGCTGCGGGGTAACTTCGTGGAGATGAACTGCGCGACCTTGCGCGGCGACACGGCGGCTTCGGCCTTGTTCGGGCATGTGCGCGGGTCCTTCACCGGTGCCCAGAAGGACCGGCCGGGTTTGCTGCGTGAGGCTGATGGCGGGCTGCTCTTCCTGGATGAGATCGGGGAGCTGGGGGCGGACGAACAGGCGATGTTGCTGCGGGCGCTGGAGGACAAGACCTTTCTGCCGGTGGGCTCTGACAAGCCGGTGACGAGCGATTTCCAGCTGATTGCGGGGACCAACCGCGACCTGCGCGAGTCGGTGGTGAGCGGGCGCTTTCGCGAGGATTTGTTAGCCCGGATCCATCTGTGGACCTTCGAGCTGCCGGCGCTGAAGCAGCGTCGGGAGGACATTGCACCGAACCTGGAATTCGAGCTGGAGCGCTATGCGCGGGCGAATGGGAAGCAGGTGAGCTTCAACAAGGAGGCGCGGCAGGCATTCCTCAAGTTCGCCGAGGCGGCGGACACTCCGTGGAGTGGCAACTTCCGTGATCTCAATGCGGCGATCACCCGGATGGCCACGCTCGCTCCACGAGGACGGATCCGGGTGGAGGAAGTGGATGAGGAAATCGAGCGCCTGCGGGAAAGCTGGAAGCGTCCGGGAACTACGGGGGATGTCGTAGATGGGATCTCGCTGGAAGGGCTGTTGGACGAGGAGATCGATCCCTTCGATCGGGTCCAGCTCGCGCATGTGGTGTCGGTTTGCCGGAGGTCGCGGACGCTTTCGGAAGCGGGACGGGAGTTGTTTTCCGTCTCGCGCAAGAAGCGTTCGGTGACCAACGATGCGGACCGCTTGAAGAAATACCTCGCGAAGTTTGGGTTGGATTTCGAGCGCTGCCGCGAATGA
- a CDS encoding sugar phosphate isomerase/epimerase family protein yields the protein MKTAVTLCRVPESAAGPFVFHEPLPESFAKAAAIGFDAVELFLEGPDAVPAEEIHALQQQHGLAIAAVGTGSGMVKHGLSLTDASPEKRKAALDFLLRMIGFGGRLGAPAILGSMQGKWSAEVPREKALDLLAGSLRIAGEAAAACGVAFIYEPLNRYETNLFNHFVAAAEFLDEREISNVVLLADLFHMNIEEREIAASLRAGASHLGHVHWADSNRQAMGFGHTDPAPVMAVLREISYSGYVSAEVFPIPDAETAAQQTFQSLATLR from the coding sequence ATGAAGACGGCTGTCACCTTGTGCCGGGTGCCGGAGTCGGCGGCGGGCCCGTTTGTATTTCATGAGCCCTTGCCGGAGAGCTTCGCGAAGGCGGCGGCCATTGGCTTTGATGCGGTGGAGCTTTTCCTGGAAGGTCCCGATGCCGTGCCGGCGGAGGAGATTCATGCGCTCCAACAGCAGCACGGCCTGGCCATCGCCGCCGTGGGCACCGGCTCGGGGATGGTGAAGCACGGGCTCTCGCTGACCGATGCCTCGCCGGAGAAGAGGAAGGCGGCGCTGGATTTCCTGCTGCGCATGATCGGCTTCGGCGGGAGGCTTGGGGCACCAGCGATCCTCGGCTCGATGCAGGGGAAATGGAGCGCCGAGGTGCCGCGGGAGAAGGCACTGGATCTGTTAGCGGGCTCGCTCCGGATTGCCGGGGAAGCTGCCGCTGCTTGTGGCGTGGCTTTCATTTATGAGCCGCTCAATCGTTACGAGACGAATCTCTTCAATCATTTCGTTGCCGCTGCGGAGTTCCTCGACGAACGGGAAATTTCCAATGTGGTGCTGCTGGCCGACTTGTTTCACATGAATATCGAGGAGAGAGAGATTGCCGCGTCATTGCGTGCGGGGGCTTCCCATCTGGGGCATGTTCATTGGGCTGACTCAAACCGGCAGGCGATGGGTTTCGGTCACACGGATCCAGCGCCGGTGATGGCGGTGCTACGAGAGATCTCGTATTCCGGTTACGTTTCTGCTGAGGTCTTTCCGATTCCCGATGCCGAGACTGCGGCGCAGCAGACCTTTCAATCGCTGGCCACTCTTCGTTGA
- a CDS encoding zinc-binding alcohol dehydrogenase family protein produces the protein MKAIQFTRPEEIRVIDLPDSPAPGPGEALVRTHRMGICGTDLSGYLGKMPFFSYPRIPGHELGLEVLATGEGVTNVKAGDKCSLEPYVNDPVTPTSQKGASNCCPGVQVLGVHQDGGLRDSWIVPARKLHPGNDLSYDQLALVETLAIGYHAVQRGNPQPGETVLVIGAGPIGLACLEFLKLMDLRVVVMDMVPGRIDFCREKLGIAHGIIVQGDGSELTELEAITGGELADVVIDATGSAASMSNCFQYAAFTGRIVYVGITTQELVFPHAPVFHRRELTLLASRNALPKDFGEIIALIGEGKIDTDAWITHRLAFDDVPAGFSRFTDPKLGAIKVIIEL, from the coding sequence ATGAAAGCCATCCAGTTCACTCGACCGGAAGAGATCCGGGTCATTGATTTGCCTGACTCTCCTGCACCCGGGCCGGGGGAGGCGCTCGTCCGCACCCATCGGATGGGGATCTGTGGGACGGATCTCTCCGGCTATCTGGGGAAGATGCCGTTCTTTTCCTATCCGCGTATCCCGGGGCATGAGCTGGGTCTTGAAGTGCTCGCCACCGGGGAAGGGGTTACGAATGTGAAGGCGGGGGACAAGTGCTCGCTGGAGCCTTACGTCAACGATCCCGTCACGCCGACGAGCCAGAAGGGGGCTTCCAACTGCTGTCCGGGAGTGCAGGTGTTAGGCGTGCACCAGGATGGTGGATTGCGGGACTCGTGGATCGTGCCCGCGCGCAAGCTGCATCCGGGAAATGATCTTTCCTACGATCAGCTCGCGCTCGTGGAGACGCTGGCGATTGGCTATCACGCGGTGCAGCGTGGAAATCCCCAGCCCGGAGAGACGGTGCTGGTGATTGGGGCTGGCCCGATTGGCCTCGCCTGTCTGGAGTTTCTGAAGCTGATGGACCTGCGGGTCGTGGTGATGGACATGGTGCCGGGACGCATCGACTTCTGCCGCGAGAAGCTTGGCATTGCTCATGGCATCATCGTCCAAGGCGATGGTTCCGAGCTGACAGAGCTTGAGGCGATCACCGGTGGCGAGCTTGCCGATGTGGTCATTGATGCGACCGGGTCGGCGGCTTCGATGTCGAATTGCTTCCAATACGCGGCGTTCACGGGGCGCATTGTTTATGTCGGCATCACCACGCAGGAACTCGTGTTCCCGCATGCGCCTGTTTTCCATCGGCGTGAACTCACGCTGCTTGCCTCGCGCAATGCGCTGCCGAAGGACTTCGGCGAGATCATCGCGCTGATCGGGGAAGGGAAGATCGATACGGACGCGTGGATCACCCATCGCCTCGCCTTTGATGACGTGCCGGCCGGATTTTCGCGCTTCACGGATCCGAAGCTCGGAGCGATCAAGGTGATCATTGAGCTCTAA
- a CDS encoding gluconokinase: MRIVIAGVSGSGKTTIGKLVAEELGCEFADADAFHPPENIAKMSAGVPLDDGDREGWLEALGHHLADRGSIVLACSALKKIYRDRLRELAGPIRFFVLTAGRAVLEERLAHREHFMPGSLLDSQLNTLELGEDVEEIENDRSPEEVSEVVISRC, translated from the coding sequence GTGAGGATTGTCATCGCCGGTGTCAGCGGGAGCGGGAAGACCACCATCGGGAAGCTGGTGGCGGAGGAGCTTGGCTGCGAATTCGCGGATGCCGATGCGTTTCATCCGCCGGAGAACATCGCCAAGATGAGTGCGGGTGTCCCGCTGGATGATGGGGATCGCGAGGGGTGGCTAGAGGCGCTGGGGCATCATCTGGCGGATCGAGGCTCGATCGTGCTGGCTTGCTCGGCACTGAAGAAAATCTATCGGGACCGACTGCGTGAGCTTGCGGGACCAATCCGGTTTTTCGTGCTCACTGCGGGGCGTGCGGTGTTGGAAGAGCGTCTAGCCCATCGCGAGCACTTCATGCCGGGCAGCTTGCTGGATTCGCAGCTCAACACGCTGGAACTAGGAGAGGATGTGGAGGAGATCGAGAATGATAGGTCTCCGGAAGAAGTCAGCGAGGTGGTGATCTCCCGCTGCTAG
- a CDS encoding FadR/GntR family transcriptional regulator encodes MQRRSAQIAGELEQEILAGKLPPGERLPSEEKFCERFKVSRTVIREAIQQLRGRGLLRTLKGSGTYIADPSLESLGSAVESYSVLAEESDFLELIDFRILIETECARLAAKNAGEQVIRELKRIVEAMDKARGTKDKFSKADIAFHLAIARGSGNRIYSILLGALEKRCIAYAQANRGDGDWSTPVISGHNEILEAIEAGLPDKAADAMRKHLLSSRRHFVDLST; translated from the coding sequence GTGCAACGACGAAGCGCCCAAATCGCCGGAGAACTTGAGCAGGAAATCCTCGCCGGCAAGCTGCCTCCCGGCGAACGCCTCCCCTCCGAGGAAAAGTTCTGCGAGCGCTTCAAGGTCAGCCGCACCGTCATCCGCGAGGCCATCCAACAGCTCCGCGGCCGGGGCCTTCTCCGCACCCTCAAGGGCAGCGGCACCTACATCGCCGACCCCAGCCTCGAGTCACTCGGCAGCGCCGTGGAGAGCTACTCGGTCCTCGCCGAGGAAAGCGATTTCCTCGAGCTCATCGACTTCCGCATCCTGATCGAAACCGAGTGCGCCCGCCTCGCCGCAAAGAACGCCGGCGAGCAAGTGATCCGCGAACTCAAGCGCATCGTCGAAGCGATGGACAAGGCACGCGGCACCAAGGACAAGTTCAGCAAGGCCGACATCGCCTTCCACCTCGCCATTGCCCGCGGCTCCGGCAACCGGATCTACTCGATCCTGTTAGGCGCGCTCGAAAAGCGCTGCATCGCCTACGCCCAGGCCAACCGCGGCGACGGCGACTGGTCCACCCCCGTCATCTCCGGCCACAACGAAATCCTTGAAGCCATCGAAGCCGGCCTCCCCGACAAGGCCGCCGATGCCATGCGCAAGCACTTGCTCTCGTCCCGCCGCCACTTCGTCGATCTCTCGACGTGA